The nucleotide sequence AGGCGGCAAGGAGGCGATCGAAGGCCCTGTCGGAGGCGCGATCGGCGTAATTCTGGATGAAGATGATCAGCACGACGGCCGCGCCGAGGAGAAGCGCGACGGCGAGCGCGAGAATGCGCCGGCGGATGGAGAAGGTGGAGGTCATCATCTCAGAAGCCGGTGGCTCGCGCACCCCCACCCGGCCTCCCCCTGGGAGGGGGAGGAGAAGGTTGGGGGCTTACTATGGACGAGCGAAGCGCGATGGGTCCCTCCCCCTTTTTCAGGGGGAGGTTAGGTGGGGGTAGTGCATGTCGAGACATGCTGCCCCCCACCCCAGCGTCGCTACGGCCGGACGGCCGAGCTTTGCTACCCTCCCCACGGGGGGGAGGGAGAAGAAGAAAGTGTTCAGGCATCCAGGGCTCTCGCCACATAGCCGACGCCGCGGACAGTGCCGATTTCGACGCGGGCCGTTTCCAGTTTCTTGCGCAGGCGGGAAATGTGGAGTTCGAGGGCGTTGACCGAGACCGCCTCGTCGAAATTGAACAGCTGGTTCATCAGCCGCTCCTTGGCGACAACTTTGCCGGCGTGGGTGAGGAGAATTTCGAGGAGGCGGAATTCGCGGCGGCCGAGCTCGAGGCCCTTGCCGCTGATCGAGGCATTGAGCCCGGCGAGATCGAGTTCGAGATTGCCCAGGGAGAGCGTGCTGCTGGTCTGGCCCCCGGTGCGGCGCATGAGGGCGCGGAGACGGGCTTCCATCTCGCGGAGATCGAAGGGTTTTACGAGGTAATCGTCGGCACCGAGATCAAGGAGGCTAACCTTGTCATCGATCTCGGAGCGGGCGGTCATGACGAGGATCGGAGCGGAGAAGCGGCCCCGGCGCAATTCGGCGATGAGGCTGATGCCATCCCGATTGGGGAGCATGAGATCGAGCGCCACGGCGTCGAAATCCTGCCCCTGGGCTGTTGGCACCACGTCGGCGCCGTCGCGGACCCATTCGACACTGTGGCCGGCGGCGCGGAGGCGCTTTTCGATCGCCTCGCCCAGATCCTCATTATCCTCGACCAGCAGAATACGCATAGGCGGTCCCCTCTCCCGGCGCCCATGATAGGCGATGTGGTGCGCCGGAGGAAAGCGGGGCGATCAGACGATGCGGGTGAGAAAGGCGGCGGCGATGGCGACCATGCCAAAGGCGCTGAGACCGGCGGCCAGCATCATGCGCTTGGCATGCTGGACATGGGCGGAGCGGCGCAGCTGGCTGCGCAGGCTCGAGAGATCTTCGGGGAGACTATGCGTGTCGAGATTGGCCATGGCTATTCCCTCGCATTGGTTGGGTCTTTCGACCGGCAACATCAATGGGCAGCCGCCTTGGTGGACTGTTTCTCGCCCGATGGAGGAGAGCCTACGCCGGGCGGGTCGAGGCGCGAATGGCAGGTTGAGATCGGGGTTAATTTGTCTTAAATTTTAACAGCCGTCATCTTGTATGGTAGATGTTGAAACCGGCGGGGGATCGTGGCACATATTGGTCCATGACCCAGCCATCGCACCTTCATCCCGATCGCCTCTTTCCTGCATCCGAGCCCGCGCAGTCTATTGCCCGCGAGCTTTATCCCGCGGTGAAGGACCTGCCCCTTGTCAGCCCGCATGGGCATACGGACCCATCCTGGTTCGCGGACAACGGGCGCTTTGCCAGCCCGACGGCGCTGTTCCTGACGCCGGACCATTATGTGTTGCGCATGCTGCGCAGCCGCGGGTTGAACTATGACGCGCTGGGCATTCCCCGCAAGGCCGGCAAGCCGGTGGAAGGCGACGGGCGCAAGGCCTGGCGGCTGTTTGCCGAGAACTATTACCTGTTTGCCGGCACGCCCTCGAAGACCTGGGTCGATCACTCGCTCCATGCCGTGTTCGGCATCACCGAGGAACTGTCAGCGGCGACCGCCGACAGCATTTATGACGCCATCGACGCCAAGCTGGGCACGCCCGAATTGCTGCCGCGGGCCATTCTCGACCGGTTCAATGTCGAGGTGATCGCAACCACCGAATTTGCACTCGATCCCCTCACCCATCACCAAAAGATGGAAGCCGACGGCTATATCGGGCGCGTGCGCACCACCTATCGCCCGGACGATGTCACCGACCCGAGCCGCCCCGCCATTGTGGAGAACCTGAAAAAGTTCGGCGAGCTGACCGGCGAGGACGTCAGCAAGTGGGATGGGCTGATCAATGCCCACCGCAAGCGCCGCGAGGTTTTCCGCCGCTTTGGCGCAGTGGCGACAGACCATGGCGTGCCGACGGCCAATACGGCAGATTTGCCGCTGGTGGAGAAGCAGGCGCTGCTCGACAAGGTCCTGGCCGGCAAGCACGACGCGGCCGATGCCGAGCTGTTCCGCGCCCAGATGATGACCGAAATGGCGCTGCTGTCGGTCGAAGACGGCATGGTCATGCAGATCCACGCCGGCTCCCGTCGCAATACCGATCCGCTGCTGTTCGGCGAACGCGGGCCGGACCTTGGTGCCGATATTCCGGGACCGACGGACTATGTGGGCGGTTTGCGGGCGCTGCTGTCGCGCTGTGGCAATGAGCCCAATCTGCGGCTCATCATGTTCGTGCTCGACGAAACCACTTATGCGCGCGAGCTGGCGCCGATGGCGGGATATTGGCCAAGCCTGCTTATCGGTCCGCCGTGGTGGTTCCACGACAGCCCGCAGGGCATTCGCCGCTATCTCGACCAGGTGGTGGAAACCGCCGGTTTCTACAATCTTGCCGGGTTCAACGACGATACCCGCGCGCTACTGTCGATCCCGGCGCGGCACGATGTGTGGCGGCGCGAAGTCTGCGGCTTTTTGGGACGCTGGGTGGGCGAGAACCGCCTCAGCCGCTCGTCGGCCGAAGAGATTGCAAAACAGCTGAGCTATCAGGCCGCCAAGGACGCTTACCGGATCAAGTAGAATTCCTTGAGGCTCACCATACCCGCGTCATCACCCGGCTTGTGTGGAGGATCTGTGCTTTAGTGGTGGCATCAGCCGGGTTGCGCATCCCGGCTGATGCAGTCAGGAGGCCGTTTTGTCCGGCTGGTTTGTCACAGCCGAGGACGAGCAAGGCCCTGTCTGCTCCCTTTGACCCCGAACGGTTGATCGGGCTGTTGCCCGCACCACAAGCCTGGGAGCAAGGTCATGATACACGACACCCTCTTCGTTGGCATCGACGTTTCCAAGACGCATCTGGACGTTCATACCCATCCCGCTGGCAAATCCTGGCGTTGCAGCACTGGACCGGAGGCGCTCGCCGAGCTGACGCAGCGCCTGGCCAGACTGGGGCCGTTGGCCATCGGGCTCGAAGCCTCGGGAGGCTATGAAGCCCGCGTGGCCGAGAGCCTGCATGCCGCTGGCCTTGAAGTGCATGTTCTAGCCCCGGCGCGGATCCGCAGTTACGCGCGGGGTATCGGCCAATTGGCCAAAACCGACAAGATCGATGCCGCTCTGATCGCGCGTTATCTGCAGGCCGTGCGCGCCAGCTTGACCCCTTATGTGTCTGATCCGATCCGACAAAGGCTGAGCGCGTTCACAGCCCATCGGCGGCGGATCGTTGCGGAAAAGAGCGGCCTTGTCAGTCAGCTCGATACCATCGACGAGCCGCTTGTGCGCAGCCTGATCGAGGAGCGTCTGGCGGCCATCGCCCTGGAGATCAAACGCATCGAAGCGGCCATCACTGCCCTTCTCGCCGACAATCGCCAGCTCCAGCAGCGCCAGGCGCGGCTGCGGCAGGTGACCGGCGTCGGTCCGGTTCTGGCGATCGCCTTACTGGCCGACATGCCCGAGCTCGGCAAGGTCTCCGCCAAGGTGGCCGCAGCACTCATCGGCGTTGCCCCTTATGCCCGCCAATCGGGCGCATCGGATCGCAACGGCCGCTGTCTTGGCGGACGAAAACATCTGCGCGATATCGCCTACATGGCCGTGCTCAGCGCCATCAAGGTGAAAGACCCCGTTCTCGGCGGCTTCTATCAAAGACTGCGCCTGCGCGGAAAACCCTTCAAACTCGCCATGATCGCAACGGTGAGAAAACTCATCACAATCCTCAACGCCATCGCCCGACAGGAACCGGCATTCCAACAGTGATGTCCACGGTTGCTTGTCCGGGTGGTCCATTTTCTGAGGCGAGATGGATTGCCCGGGCAGGCCGGACAATGACGATGGAGGGATGGGGCAGTGGTTGGGGACGCATGGCACCGGCATCGGTGTGCACACCTTGGCGGCTCTGCCGCACGCTGCTGCGGCTAGGCCGCCGGGTAGTCCACGCGCATAAAATAGAGGCCGCTTGAGGGGGCCATGGCGCCGCATTTGCTGCGATCGGCGGCGTCGAGTGCGGCGCGGAACTTTTTCGGTGTCCACTTGCCCTCGCCCACCAGTTTCAGCGAGCCGACCATCGAGCGCACCTGATGGTGGAGGAAGCTGCGGGCGCTGGCAGTGACCACGACATGATCGAGCTCCCGACGCACAGCGAAATGATCGAGCGTGCGGATGGGCGAATTGGCCTGGCACTCCGACGAGCGGAAGGTGGTGAAATCGTGCTGCCCGAGTATCGACTGGGCGGCGACGTGCATCAGGTCGGCGTCGAGCGCCATGGGCACATGCCAGACGTGGTTGCGCTCGATCACCGCCGGCGCACGACGATTGAGGATGCGGTATTCGTAGTGGCGGGCCGTGGCGGAAAAACGCGCCTCGAAATCCTCACCGACCGCTTCGCATGTCAGCACAGCCACGGGATGCGGACGCAAATGATAGTTCAGCGCCTCGCGGACGCGGAATGGGTCCCAGTCTTTCGAAAGATCGAAGTGAGCCACCTGCCCGAGCGCATGCACGCCGGAATCGGTGCGGCCAGCGGCCTGCGTTCCGACGGCTTCGCCGGAAAACCGCGCGATCGCCTCTTCCAGCGCCTGCTGCACACTTATCCGATCAGCCTGACGCTGCCAGCCGAAAAAGGACGTTCCATCATATTCAAGGGTGAGCTTGAAGCGGGGCATCAGCCGACGACAGTGGCGGGCAATGTCCCTGCCCCGCGCAAAAAGGTTGCGGCGTCCATGGCGCCTTTGCCTTCGCGCTGCACCTGGGTGAGGCGAACGGCGCCGGAGCCACAGGCGATGGTGAGATCGGGGCCGATGAGGGTTCCGGCAGCGGCAGTGCCATCGACGACGGTCGAACGCAGGGTCTTGATGCGGACCGGCTTGCCGGCGAGTTCGAGCTCGAACCAGGCGCCCGGGAAGGGCGAAAGGCCGCGGATGGTGTTGTGCACCTCTTCAGCGGATTTCGAGAAATCGAGCCGGGCCTCGGCCTTGTCGATTTTTTGCGCGTAGGTGACGCCGGCCTCGGGCTGGACGGTAAAGTCAAGGCTGCCGCGTTCGAGCGCGGCAAGGGCGCGACCCATGAGATCGGCGCCCAGCCGCATCATCTGGTCGTGCAGCTCGCCGGCCGTCATGTCCTTGCTGATCTGGATAATCTCGGTGGGGCCCATCGGGCCGGTGTCGAGACCTTCGTCCATGCGCATGACCACAATGCCTGTCTGGGCGTCGCCCGCCATGATGGCGCGCTGGATCGGCGCCGCACCGCGCCAGCGCGGCAGAAGCGAACCGTGGAGGTTAAGGCAGCCATCGGTGGGGGCATCGAGGATGGGCTTGGGCAGCAGCAGGCCATAGGCGACCACGACAGCGACCTCGGCATCGAGCGCGGCAAACTGGGCCTGCTCGGCTTCGCCCTTGAGGCTTTTGGGTGTGAAGACGGGGATACCGAAGGCGTCGGCCGCCTGATGTACCGGGCTCTTGCGCTCAGCCTGACCGCGACCAGCCGGCTTGGGCGCTCGGGTATAGACCGCGACGACCTCATGGCCGGACGAGACAATCTCGGTCAGCGTCGGAACGGAAAAATCGGGCGTACCCATGAAGACGACGCGCATGGTGTGACTTGGCTCCACTGTCTCTCCCTCTTGTGAGAGAGTGCCCTAGGGGCGGATATGAGGTGCTTCAAAGCTGTGTGCCCCCTCATCCGTCTCGCTGCGCGAGCCACCTTCTCCCGCGAGGGGAGAAGGGGAAAGGGCGCTTCCGATCAGCGAGCCGCCAGCTTGGCCTGCTTGTCGAACTTCTTGATCACCCGGTCACGCTTGAGACGGCTGAGATAGTCGATGTAGAGCACGCCATCGAGGTGATCGAGTTCGTGCTGAATGCAGACGGCGAGCTTGCCATCGGCGTCCTTGACCACTTCCTTGCCGTCGAGATCGGTGTAGGTCACCGATACGGTGGAGGGGCGCTCCACCTCGTAATAGAGTTCGGGGATGGAGAGGCAGCCTTCTTCGGTGACCTGGATCTCGTCACCGAACTTGGTGATCTCGGGATTGATCATCACCAGCGGCGCAGCCGGCTCGCCTTCAGCGGCCAGGTCCATGACCACGATACGCTTCATCACACCGATCTGCGGCGCAGCAAGGCCGATGCCCGGCGCGTCATACATGGTGTCGAGCATGTCCTTGGCCAGCGTCTTGATCTCCTCGTCGATCTCCACGATCGGGTCGGCGACCGCGCGAAGCCGCGCGTCAGGAATGATGAGGATAGGGCGGATGGCCATGGCAAAAGTCCGGCAAAAAAGGAGTTGCCTCTCGATATGGTATTTGACCGCGCCGGGTCAACTGCGGAGCAGGGTTGCGCCAGCTGCGAAAAGAACATTATGTGAACGAATGGCTGTTATAGGCTCGTTCCATGGAAATGCTTGATACGTTTCTGTTCACCGCCGGCGATCTGCCGATCACTGCCGGCATGGCTGTTGCCGCGGTATTGGGGCTGGTCCTCTTTGTCTTCGTCTGGATGCTGGTGGCCTGGGCGCAGGCCAATGAGGTGCGCGCTACTGCCGCAGCCCAGGAAGCCAGCGACAATCTGCGCGCCGGGTTTACCGAACTTCTCGCCCAGCGCGATATGCGCATTCGTGAGCTCGACCTCGAATTGGGCCGCGAGCGGGAGCGGTCGGCCGACATCATCGAGGAAGAGCGCAGTCGCAACAGCGAGCTGATGGCGGAGTTGGCGGCAATGCGCACCCGTCTCGACGAACAGGCCCGCCAAAACGAGGTCAATCTCAAGCGTTTCGGCGAAGCGCGCCAGCAGATGACCGATGAATTCAAGGCCATCGCCGGGGATGTGCTGCGCAGCCACAGCGAGACATTTACCAAGCAGAACCGCGAGCAGGTGGATGTGCTGCTCAAGCCGCTGCAGGAAAAGATCGGCGAGTTCCACCGGGGCCTGATCGAGGATCGCTCGGCCATGAAGGAACGCATCCAGGCACTGGTGGAAAGCAATCTGCAGATCACCACCGAGGCGCAGAATTTGACGCGGGCGCTCAAGGGCAATTCGCAGACCCAGGGCGCCTGGGGCGAGATGATCCTCTCCACCATTCTCCAGCAATCGGGCCTGCGCGAGGGCGATCAGTATTTTACCCAGCAGAGCCATACGGGCGAGGATGGCCAGCGGCTGCGCACGGACGTCGAAATCCGCATGCCCAATGGCGATGTGCTGGTGATCGATTCCAAGGTATCGCTGAACGCCTTCGACGCTTATGTGAACGGCACCGAGGACGATCGCGACCAGTACTTGCGCGCCCATATCGCCTCGGTGCGCAACCACATCACCACGCTCTCGGACAAGACCTATCACCGCGCGGCGCGATCAAGCCTTGATTATGTAATGATGTTCGTGCCGATCGAGGCGGCGCTGGCGACGGCCATTCAGCATGATGCGAAACTGGTGGAATTCGGCATGTCGCGCGGGGTCATGCTGACGACCCCGACGACGCTGATGACCGTGCTGCGCACCGTGCGCAATGTGTGGGACATCGAAAAACGCCACCAGAACGCCGAGGAAATCGCCGAGCGGGCCGGTGCGCTCTACGACAAAGTGGCGGGGTTTCTGAGCTCCATGGACAAGCTGGACAGCCATCTCGACAAGGCCAGGTCGAGCTTTGAGGAGGCGCGCAATCAGCTCTCGTCCGGGCGGGGCAATGTGGTTCGGCAGGTGGAAATGCTGCGCGAGCTGGGGGCCAAGACCACCAAGGCCATTCCGCCGAAATGGGACGGCGGCCTCGACGAACAGCCCAGCCTGCGGCTTGTGGGCGAAGAGCCGGGGGACCGGAACTAGGCCCCTGCCCGCGCTTGGTCCCTGTTTGCCGCAATCCTGCCTGCAACATTGCCAAAGCTTAATGTCGGCGCAACTTCACAGAAAGGCGGGACGTTCCATATGTAAGCCCACAGGCTGTTGAGAGCTTTTGCAAGGAGACTCGTCCTCATGCGTCCCACACTCATTTCGCGTACCCGCCGCTGGCTCGGCGCTTCCGCCCTCGCACTGATGGTTGGCGTCGGCGGTGTTTCCACCGCCTTTGTCCTCAATGGACAGGCCGTCAATGCCGAAGTGCGCAATGCCGCGCAGATCGTCGTTCCCCAGGTCACCCAGCAGCAGGGTTTTGCCGACCTCGTTGAAGCGGTGAAGCCGGCCGTGGTGTCGATCCTGGTCGAAGCCCAGGCGCCGGGCCGCACGGTTCAGCGCGGCCGCGATTTTCAGTTCAATTTCCCTGACCTGCCCGAAGGTCATCCTTTCCGCGACTTCTTTGACCAGTTCGGCGGCCCCGGTGCGCCTGGTGGCCGCGGTGGCAATGAAGCCCGTCCGCGCCAGTTCATGGCGGCAGGCTCCGGTTTCATCATCTCGGCTGACGGCTATGTCG is from Devosia sp. SD17-2 and encodes:
- a CDS encoding response regulator transcription factor, yielding MRILLVEDNEDLGEAIEKRLRAAGHSVEWVRDGADVVPTAQGQDFDAVALDLMLPNRDGISLIAELRRGRFSAPILVMTARSEIDDKVSLLDLGADDYLVKPFDLREMEARLRALMRRTGGQTSSTLSLGNLELDLAGLNASISGKGLELGRREFRLLEILLTHAGKVVAKERLMNQLFNFDEAVSVNALELHISRLRKKLETARVEIGTVRGVGYVARALDA
- the uxaC gene encoding glucuronate isomerase, with protein sequence MTQPSHLHPDRLFPASEPAQSIARELYPAVKDLPLVSPHGHTDPSWFADNGRFASPTALFLTPDHYVLRMLRSRGLNYDALGIPRKAGKPVEGDGRKAWRLFAENYYLFAGTPSKTWVDHSLHAVFGITEELSAATADSIYDAIDAKLGTPELLPRAILDRFNVEVIATTEFALDPLTHHQKMEADGYIGRVRTTYRPDDVTDPSRPAIVENLKKFGELTGEDVSKWDGLINAHRKRREVFRRFGAVATDHGVPTANTADLPLVEKQALLDKVLAGKHDAADAELFRAQMMTEMALLSVEDGMVMQIHAGSRRNTDPLLFGERGPDLGADIPGPTDYVGGLRALLSRCGNEPNLRLIMFVLDETTYARELAPMAGYWPSLLIGPPWWFHDSPQGIRRYLDQVVETAGFYNLAGFNDDTRALLSIPARHDVWRREVCGFLGRWVGENRLSRSSAEEIAKQLSYQAAKDAYRIK
- a CDS encoding IS110 family transposase, coding for MIHDTLFVGIDVSKTHLDVHTHPAGKSWRCSTGPEALAELTQRLARLGPLAIGLEASGGYEARVAESLHAAGLEVHVLAPARIRSYARGIGQLAKTDKIDAALIARYLQAVRASLTPYVSDPIRQRLSAFTAHRRRIVAEKSGLVSQLDTIDEPLVRSLIEERLAAIALEIKRIEAAITALLADNRQLQQRQARLRQVTGVGPVLAIALLADMPELGKVSAKVAAALIGVAPYARQSGASDRNGRCLGGRKHLRDIAYMAVLSAIKVKDPVLGGFYQRLRLRGKPFKLAMIATVRKLITILNAIARQEPAFQQ
- the truA gene encoding tRNA pseudouridine(38-40) synthase TruA — translated: MPRFKLTLEYDGTSFFGWQRQADRISVQQALEEAIARFSGEAVGTQAAGRTDSGVHALGQVAHFDLSKDWDPFRVREALNYHLRPHPVAVLTCEAVGEDFEARFSATARHYEYRILNRRAPAVIERNHVWHVPMALDADLMHVAAQSILGQHDFTTFRSSECQANSPIRTLDHFAVRRELDHVVVTASARSFLHHQVRSMVGSLKLVGEGKWTPKKFRAALDAADRSKCGAMAPSSGLYFMRVDYPAA
- the fmt gene encoding methionyl-tRNA formyltransferase — its product is MRVVFMGTPDFSVPTLTEIVSSGHEVVAVYTRAPKPAGRGQAERKSPVHQAADAFGIPVFTPKSLKGEAEQAQFAALDAEVAVVVAYGLLLPKPILDAPTDGCLNLHGSLLPRWRGAAPIQRAIMAGDAQTGIVVMRMDEGLDTGPMGPTEIIQISKDMTAGELHDQMMRLGADLMGRALAALERGSLDFTVQPEAGVTYAQKIDKAEARLDFSKSAEEVHNTIRGLSPFPGAWFELELAGKPVRIKTLRSTVVDGTAAAGTLIGPDLTIACGSGAVRLTQVQREGKGAMDAATFLRGAGTLPATVVG
- the def gene encoding peptide deformylase; this translates as MAIRPILIIPDARLRAVADPIVEIDEEIKTLAKDMLDTMYDAPGIGLAAPQIGVMKRIVVMDLAAEGEPAAPLVMINPEITKFGDEIQVTEEGCLSIPELYYEVERPSTVSVTYTDLDGKEVVKDADGKLAVCIQHELDHLDGVLYIDYLSRLKRDRVIKKFDKQAKLAAR
- the rmuC gene encoding DNA recombination protein RmuC — translated: MEMLDTFLFTAGDLPITAGMAVAAVLGLVLFVFVWMLVAWAQANEVRATAAAQEASDNLRAGFTELLAQRDMRIRELDLELGRERERSADIIEEERSRNSELMAELAAMRTRLDEQARQNEVNLKRFGEARQQMTDEFKAIAGDVLRSHSETFTKQNREQVDVLLKPLQEKIGEFHRGLIEDRSAMKERIQALVESNLQITTEAQNLTRALKGNSQTQGAWGEMILSTILQQSGLREGDQYFTQQSHTGEDGQRLRTDVEIRMPNGDVLVIDSKVSLNAFDAYVNGTEDDRDQYLRAHIASVRNHITTLSDKTYHRAARSSLDYVMMFVPIEAALATAIQHDAKLVEFGMSRGVMLTTPTTLMTVLRTVRNVWDIEKRHQNAEEIAERAGALYDKVAGFLSSMDKLDSHLDKARSSFEEARNQLSSGRGNVVRQVEMLRELGAKTTKAIPPKWDGGLDEQPSLRLVGEEPGDRN